A stretch of DNA from Strigops habroptila isolate Jane chromosome 10, bStrHab1.2.pri, whole genome shotgun sequence:
TGCTGTTTGTACCCAGAGCCTACTGCAAACTCAGTTAGCACCGCAGGCAACTTACTTACAGAAGAGGCTTTGCAAGCGATGGAGATGGAAATGCCTTAGCCAAGAGTCTGGATTGCAAACAACCAGGAAATCCTGTCACTGAGATTTCTTATGCTTGTGTTGTGTGTGAGCAAAGCCAACCAAGTGGCTGTTTTTTCTCTAAcggggggggaggaggaataAAGTGTTTCATGTTGTTTGTATTAATTCATCACTCATTTCAGTTAagtcctcctccctctctctttttgaGAGGCCTGCCACTACACAGTACTGGAGAGAACATCCTCTTGTCTGTACCACTCTGAAATCACCGTTGTCATTTCCACTCTTCAAGGTTACTTGGAgaacccttttttcccctcacaatCCACCCTCACCACCTCCTTTCTCAAGAGCTGCTGATGCAGTGGTGATTTCCAGCCTAAGCAGCAATACCAGAACTTTAAGCAGGGTCTCTTGAGGGTAGTAAGCTTTTTATTATAGCCCGCTAGCATATTGAACCATTATGCCACCTTGAACATAAGTGCAAGAAAGCACGTGACGACAAAATCACTTAAATTTCTGCCTAATTTATTAGCGAGGAAAGGGATAGCATATTgttaaatgctttctgaaataacaaTCTCTTTCTCCCCTAATCCCTCTTGATTTTTACAGGCCTGATCTTGACAACACCTGGAGAGAAGGACAAAGCCGAGTCCAAACGTGCGAAATTCTACAACGAGCTGTGGTTTGCAGTGCTGATGGTAGTTCTAGGTTTGATCCTCTTGGCTATTCTCCTCTCCTTAATCCTTCAAAGGAAAGTCCACAAGCAGCCCTATGCACGAGACAGGCCTCCTTTAGTTCCGCTCCAGAAAAGAACATCACCGATAAGCGTGTATTCGTCAGGTGAAAACCACCCGGTACGTTTGATAAAATGCAATGTTGCTTATACAACATCGTGATATACTTTCATCTgccacccccaaaaccacacacagagtatttcttcctccttcccctgttTTGTTGCATTAGTGGTTACCAACTGAAGGCTGCTGAGTGTAGGAAAAGGACTGTCTGGTGTATCTATGTGTGCACAGAAAGCCAGGCTACAGGCCAAAAAAGAGCCTTATGGCACCTGGTCTGCAGGTCCTGAGAGGCTTCTGATGCCTAAGACAAACTTTGGATCTGGAgtcacagaaatgcaaagccACTGATGCCATCTTATGTTAGCTGACATCTGCAATTAGAGCTGAAAAAGCCTTGGCATGCTGTGAGAAGGTAGGTGATAAATGTGCTTTTCAGTGGAACCTTTCATGTATTCCCAACTAACCAGGATCAATCTGACAGTCTTTGTCAGATACCCATGAAATGTGCTAAGGACCTTCccaaaatgtgtgtgtgcatctgtgcACAGAGCCACAATGGGTCCTCCAGAGAGGTGGGAGGAGGATTGTAATAAAGAGGAAGGATTTGTATCATTTTTATTAATGCAAGTTATAGTTCAGTAAAAAAATGGGTAAAGAACATGTTCCACCATGTAGCAGAGTAGCAGTGCTATCCTACCAAACAGGAATATGGCAATTGTTGAGGCTGAGAGTGGGAGCAGCAGCGCTTTCTGTTTCCATGCTTCTTCCCAGGCACAGTCCGTGAGATGATTCTTCTTGTCACTTCTCAGCTTCTCTCTCCTGTGAGCGCCATCAAGCAGGATAGTGACTCCTGCATCCTTCACGCATTCTGTTCCTTCTTGTCTCAGTGCCAAGAAGCTGCATCTGTGCCTCAATGAAGGAGCTCTTGGAAACAATGGAATTTCCAGTGTGCCCCTTCTCCTGGCAAAGGCTAAGAGCATAAGAAACTTCTTGTTTTTTGGTCTCATGGTTTTGATTCCTTTTCCTCTACAGTCTGTCATGCTGTGTTGTTCCTCTTGACTTTAAAATGCCTTTGCTGTTGGCATGCCTGCACAATTCCTTTCCGTGTTTCtgcccctttttctttttattcgctttttcttttttccagaagctCGTGGATTTAATAGAATGGAAGATTCTACAGTACGTCAATTGAAGGATTTAATCTGAGAAGTTAGGATAGAGCTCCTGTGAAGTGGCAAAATGGCTTGTGTTGTGTTCTGTCAGTGGCACGTAGCAAGCGGTGCTGGCTGTCCACGCGGTACTTGATGCCCTGTTGAACATTACGTAGTGCCTCATCTTTGCCAATTCCCCCattcctccccatcctgctaCCTTGCTCCcctccacagagctgcagctaaTTCACACCCTCCGTAAGGCACAGACTGCACCTGCATGGCACCTTGCCCTGCCCtaatgcttttccttcctctctttaaTCTCAGTTTGAGACCATTGCCGACACATCTGATTCATCGAGCAGTGTCACTCTCAAGGGTTACACAATGCGCTTTGAGGTAGAGTCATTAGCTTGCAGAGCTGCAAGATGTGTGATGTGCTGGATGACACAAAAAGCATGCACAAAGGCATCTGACACTGCATGTTTCTCCTGGTGGGTGAAACTGGTCACGataactgaaagaaagaagtgtgCTAACATACCTTGCTGTGTCTTCTGTTTCTAACTGTGCATGATGTTTGAAGCATGGGGCTCTCTGTTCTCTTCTACTCCTGCCTTCATTTTGTTCAGATGAAGTGTTTGACACCGTGCCCTATTCTTTTGATATAGCAGTTTGCGTTTTCCTCCTAGGGTCTGGCAGATACAAAAATTCCAAGAGCTGGTGGTTCTCCCACCAACCGCAGCATCCACATCGCATCTGGGGCAAGGAGACGAAGCCAGAGCCAGCTCAATCGCACGTATTCCCAAGCCTCCCTGCACCGCAGTGTCAGCCAGCTGCTCGACCTCTATGACAAGAAGTCTTTCGCTGAAGAACCACCTTGGGATGCCATTATTCACAACCATCGCACTACCAGTCGGGGCTTGGTAAGGAAAAGGACTCCTGTTCCTCTGGGGTGCTGTTGTGCATCAGCTACTAGTGATGTGTCTGTTCTATTGGAATCATGAAAAGGTCTAAATATCAAAAGCTGATGGAGATAACAGCCAGAAGGACATGGTCAGACATTAGATCCCCAAAATGCTTCCTGCCTACTGCTCTCTTCTGGAGCCGCAGGTGGTCATACGCTGCTCTTACATGATGTGAGGGGTCCACATGCATCTGTGTGTGGTTTCCATTGAATTAGTAACATCATGGTCTACCAGGGATATGCACCTTGAAGAATTCCTTTCTATTTGGTCAACTCATAGGCTTTTGTCTCCATGTATTTCAGTAGCTGTGTATGTGTGAGGAGGGATGCCTTGGCATCCTCCACACATCCCGTGGCAGAAGCAGGAGCTTATGTTCTAGTGACTCCTTATGCTGTGACCTTGGACTCAAATGCTGACAAGAtctgctctgtcctctgcagagACTGTGTGAATGCTGACATATGTTGGCATTCATGACAAATGACTTAAGACTCTGCCTATAGGGGACTAGGAGGAGGTTGAGGGGCAGGCAGAGTCCTTTAATATAGGAGAGAACAGGACTGGCCAGTGTCACTAACATGGACCTGAACACGCAGATGTAATGAGTTATGATTCTCAAGTCAAGGACAGCAGCAacctctcttcctctttgtcaGCAAGAAAAAGGCTTTATAACCTCCACCTTCCTTGGCTTCCACCTTTCCCTGGGCAAATGTGTGGGTAGGGGCTCAGGGCCAGGCACATTTGCTCCCAGAAAAAGCTGATTAAGGCTCCTAAAAAGGGGACACATGAGGTAGTAAAAAGTTACAAGGAGTGTGCAGTTATTGAGTGGATCTTgtccaaaataaatacaaagagtGAACTGCACGGTCTGCACATAAATGCAGGCAGCTTCCTTGGTCTTTTAGCTACAGTACACCAAGGAGCTAGAAGGGTTGGAATATCCAGGCATGCCACAGTACAGGGGTGGTGCTACCATTGATTTCACACCTGCTGTTAGACCAAGGAAGCTGATAAGGCTTAAATAAGAACACAGTGATACTTAGCTCCTGTTAGCACAGGTTAACCTTCAGCTGCACTCTGCATCTCATGGACTTCCTGATTCAGTGGTATCGTGACTCAGCCTGGAGTCATTTTCTGAGCTATCATATCCTCATGATCTAATTCCTTGCAATTAACAGCCCATCCAGGGTGTACCTCTATATGAGCTCCATAGCCAAAGGAACACCTTGCTGATGCTAAGAGTGGAAACTCTGCTTATCTTGTGCTAACAAACACCATGATTTGGTTTAGCTCGCAAATACCCATGCTGCAATGCTTTTTACTCACTTCGTCCCTTTAAGACATTCAGTAGCTTAGGACTGTCAGCAAGTTTTGTTCACCTCTTTGTCCACCTTGCAAGTTAATATACTGAATGTATATGGCCCAGGACATGTAGCTGCAGTAACACTGCTGGCAATCATCTCTTTATGCTATGGAAACAGTTTAATTCTCTCCTGCTTCCAACTCTTTCCCTGGCTCAAAGCATTAGCATGAGTGCAGCTGGAAGAAGCTCAGACCCTCCTTTAGAAGCCTGAAGAACAAAATCTTACCTAAATCACAGGTGATGTGGCCGTTATACAAAACATCAAATGTAAACATgtattctttctcctttcatcttTCCAAGTTCCCACCACACTGCAACAAACACTATTTATCATttatcaatcaatcaatcagaTACATGCAGTAATTGATTCCTTTTTTAACTTATTGCTTACTATGAAAAATCTAGTTGGTTTGGATTCAGGTGCCTGAATGCTTTAGGTTCTTACCTCAGTGCTGGGACGAGTGGGAAAACATGTCGAAAGGTAGAAATGCACTTATTTATCTgactttcagaagcattttttagggtgtgggaagaaagaaatgaaggaatcTCCTTTAGTTTTGTACAGGTTTGGCTTACAtaccttattttttcccccctcctaACAGTATGTAGATGAAGAAGATCTGGTCAATGTCATCAAAGGCTTCAGCACAGTCACCAAGGAGCACACCACATTCACCGACACCCACCTCTGAAGAACACAACCACCTTCTCTAGAAGATGGAAAGTGGGTAACTTGCCAAAAGCAGCCTGCATGGCCTGTGGGGAGGGGATAGGGCTGCTGTTTCCCCACCCCGTGCCCACTAGGGGAATAAATAGAACTGTTTGTTGAAAGGGTGTGAGGGGTGGGGTAAGTTGGTCTTTTTATTTCCaccatgtttttaaatgtatagTAAAAACTGTGTTAGCACTGACACCTCAGACAGGTAAGAGAACAGTTTCAAAAGCCCTAAGTCACACAGTAGTAGAAGGCTGTGAAGGTAGAGACTCTTATCTGTGTATCCCATCCAACCTTCACAGTTGAGGAAGGTTGTGGGGGCAGCGTGGTTGGTAAGGAAAAGTCTTTTACCATTCCAAAACCCAAAAGGGGCCTTCGTGGCAGAATAGCCATGGCTTTTCCTGGCCTGACAAAGCTGCACCACAAAATTGTGTTCATGCACAAGGTGAATAAACAGCAAATGAAGGAATTCGTATGGAGTTGCTTTAACTTTTGtgttctctccctcccttttccccacCCTCTCACctaaaggttaaaaaaagccCCTGATTGATGCTTAACTCCAAGCATGGAAAGCCTCCTGACCCACCCCTTATTCAACACTTGCTGTCACAGCTTTCCCTTGTGCTTATGTATTACTACTAATCTCCATGCAATAAAATTTGTTCACCACCCCCAGTAAACTAGGAGCAAAGAGCAAGCAGCCAGTGCAACACTGATAGGAAATATCATGCCAAGGCACTTGTAATTGAGAATTATTATACCATGAGGGTAAACCTACCCCCATATTCATCTCTGTCCTTCTTCCAGTGAAAGTGGCAAGAAAGCCCTCAAGAGACTGCCAGTTCTGTGTATTTCACCAAGTGTATTCTTATTCATCCTCTCAGTCACAATCAGCAAAACCCATCGTCTGATACcacacattttcagaaagcacaagCAACACTCCTCTGGCGATTTATTTGGACTAAGAGGCAAAATAATATGCTATTTTGAATAGCTTCCTCCTTAACCTGCACAAAACACTTCAGACAGCATGATACAGAGCAAGGATCCCATTCCTAAAacaagacagcagcagctctgcagaacaaCGTGTGGCTTCATCTAAAAGGTATCTTCCACTGAGCACCCACGTGTTCCTTTAGcaccctcccttcccccagaaCAGAAATAACCACAACATACCACATGCCTGACCACGTTTAAGCAAGAATGCACAATATTTTGGACCAAGTACCGTACTACATTTTGGAGCATTACATAAAGCCACACACTGATGTGGACAACTCTTCAGAGGTTTGGCAGCAGCCAGGTACTTTCTTATAACCTTACAACTTTCATTCCGGGTATCAGAACAAAGTCCCATTCAAGAAACAACCCACAACACATAATGTTATTCCTGCTACCAACCAGAGGGCACCTCCACCTTATCTTTGCCACCAGTCCCATTTTCACAGGCCGTAGTCTTGGCAGGAGGAGTCGTTCTTACGGTGGCGTGGGGAAGCAGCCGTCTTCGTAGGTGATGGAGAAGCTGCCCCAGGTAATTCAGGCCCACCTTCAGCAAGGACTGGTGCAGAGGCCAGGAGAGgcactttcttccttcccaggaAGCTGGCTCCTTCAaaccccattttctttttgctttctacttTGGCTTCGCTCTCCTCTTCTGGTCCTCTTCTTTTGAGATCCAGAGAACACTCTGGCAGATTGTGAACCTCTGTACTGCAGCACCCACCTGCATCTGTCCCGCCTGTGCCTCGTGCTTCAAGTGCTGTGGTCAGGACTGCCTTCTTCTCAGCTACACTGCCCTCCGCTGTCACCTTCCTGGCCTCTGGCTGGCTGGAATTCCCATTTGCAGCAGCTGTCTTTTCTGTTGGGCTTTTGCTGGTTAAGTTAAAACCCTGGAAGTCCCGGTAACTGTGGAAGCTCTCTGTCCGCCTTGCTCTTGCCAACAGGGGACTTTCTCTGTATGGCCGCACAGAACCATATGTGGCTGTTTCAGGGATTGTTTCATGGTGCTGCAATTGGAGGCTTCAGAAAGAGACACAACCAAGGATGAAAACAGCAGATGTTAGGCTGAGAATAGGAGTCAGTTCTTCTGCACACCCTGCTCCCAACCACCACTGCAATATACTCAACACAAATCCCACACATGGGCTTCCAGATCACTTGGGATTCTCATGGGATACTTTACATATAAActacacccccccccccccccccccccccccccccccctcaatTTTTGTTGGTTAAGACACTGAGGGCATGGATTCAGGGGCTCAGCTACAGCATTCAAGTCACCAAACCCCTCTTTGCCTACCTAAAGGTAAAATCTTTGGTGTCCACAGCCAGTGCCACCCTTGGTGACTTACCTGGAATTAGATTCCCGCAGCCGGCTTGGCTGAACAACTGAGGTGGCAGGGCTGATGTTAGGTGTGGCACAGCGAGATGTACTCAAGTCACATTGGTCCAGCAACTTGAGCAGCTCTTCCTCTGTGGGGCCGCCAACATCTGAAAGAGACAGCTCTTAGTGCCCAAGTCCATCTCCTGTAGTCACGTACAGGTGGACAGAAAAAGAACCACACCACAGCCCTGGCACAACGCAACTTACCTTTGTCTTCACTCTTATTAACCATGTCCATCGCTGTGGTCAGGTCCCACATCTGGATGCTGCCATTTGAATGTCCAGTGAAGAGGTAGCGGCGTGGCCGAGAGCCCATTCTGCTGGATCCTTCACATTCTCGCACAGTAAATGAGGAGATAGTAGTGCAGTCAACTGCCTGGATCTCACAGATCCTACAGGAAGAGAAACCCCAAGTTAGTTACCAAAACAACTGCAGCGTCTGGCCGGTAAAGTCAAGACTGGTTGAAGTTTCtgagaaagcactgaaatggcCATCAGAAAAGGACCTTTCTTCCAGACAAAATTCCTTCCCCTGCAGGACTGGCATGCTGCTTAGCTGCAGACCTTCCCCCACAATGTATGCGCAGTCTTactacttgtttatttttatgaggGAACCCCAACTTGTTCTGTGTCCATTTTCGATCTGCAATGATAGAAACCTAAGGCTCTCAAGACTAACAGCAACTAGTCCCTTCAAATGCTAAACACTCTAGGAAACTAACCTGCAGAAACAGCACATTTAACCATATAAAAGGTATGCAAAAAAATCCAAGGATGATTGATAAATCCAGTGTTATCTATACAGATAGATAACTTCTGTGTTATGTCAACTGCAGTATTACTTGACATGGCAGAtctcagatgctttttttcccccattattTTAGAAGCTTATGTGGGGAGTAAGAGGAAAAGGACTCCCAAAACCAAGGTGCTAAGCCAGACGCCACACCAGAACCTCACATATTCTGGGTAATTTGTTTTACTGGCCCTTTGGATTGAGCTTTTTACATGAGTAATCTGCCCTCAAGTCAGATGCCAATAGTGTAAAGCCATCGACATTTTCACCCAGGCTCAAAGTTATTAGGCAAGAAACACAAGAATAATAAGCAGCATAAAACTGAGAGGCACCATCTTTACTGATCTCTTGCCATCTTCCTAGcctaacaggaagaaaagcaacttGGCAACATTTTTTACTACATTGGCAGCAACATAGTAGAATATTACGAGGCCAAATCTAAGTAAATAATTATATAGCTGACCTTTCTAGGTCAGTATCTCAGTTTTAAAGGTTCTTCAAAGGCaagtggaaaggaagagagaaactgtTTCCCTGTCTGCCTTTGTGAGCAGCAAAATCCCTGCCACCAGCAACTTCAGCATTCGTTTTGAAATGTAATGTTAGCATGGTACCATAACTGAGAGTTACATATTCTGCAGAGGCACACTAATGGTTGCTTTAGTGAGCTCAGGTTATAGTAGATCATTAAGTACAGTTCTGTTACTAACACACAAACGAGAGTTCAGCCAAACCTGTCAAGCACATTAGAAGCTTGCCAAGTGCAACTGCACTCATCCCCAAGGGATGGGAGACGCCACCACCACTTGAACAGTCCTGCTCCTTTACCACTTAAAACCCTAATCATGGAGGTACCTTTTCCCAGTTGATGAGAGCCTTACAAACAGCTTGTTAGTGATGGGAACAACTTTTTGGATAAAAACCTGTTGATCATCACGTTCACCAAAGGGTCctagagagaaaagaaagatcacTTTGTTTCAATTCCCTCACTCTCTTCTCCATGCAGTCCTGAAGACCCAAACTCATATTAGTATGACCACTGCAATTTTATAGCATCAGGACCAGGGAACCAAAGATGACTGATAGCTAGAACAAGTTATCCAATGGTTAGAAGCCTCTACAGATACAAATATGGTTTGTTCTGGTGTTTTAAAGGACACCCATTCTTGAGTTTTCTGCATGTTCCGAGAGGAATTATGATGTCAGTGCAAATCCTACATTAGGCATCTAATAACAATAATTACTTTCTTATTTTGCAGCTCCTAGATTTCTTGCCATAGTACTGACCTCACCCTGTGTTCATTGGGCAATCTATTCATCAAAGGTTCATTTGCAAGATTCAGAACACAAAAGAATGTAGACTACCTGTGTACCCATATTTACTGACATGCATTCCTTCAGTGTCTTGCTATAGCAATATGCTAGCCTCATTTGCCTCTGCAGTTTCAAGGCTTCACTAAACTTTGTCACAACTTCaaattcatttcagtatttctcacATGTGCACCATTTAACCCTGACTGAACAGTGAACTGGAATTTGCAGCAGACTCAAACCCTTGCTATGCTCATCTGCTTTGATAGAGTCTCCTGTGTTTTCTATCATTCTCTAAACCAGAAGTGAAATGCTACATCAGTTTGCTCAAGGAAAAGGTGTAGTATGTGTGTTTGAaagcttttcctccccttttctcaTGTTCAGAGTAAGCTCTTTAAGTGTGCTCACTCTATACAGCCTAAACAATGAGTATTTCCAGGTGAATCTTACAGATTTCTGCCATGTTTTCAAGAGGACAGCAATATATAACAGCTCACACCCATCAACTGACTTGCATGTTATAGGGTTGAAGGTCTGTTTAAACCTCCATGAGACCAGTGAATATATAGGCTTATAGCAAGCACATTCAAGAGACATCCTACCAATGTCATTTCCAGAACAGTAACTGCCATgactctctgcttcctccagggaTAAGATTTTGAATGATGCAAGAGGTGTTGAGCCTGGCTGAGTCGAGATCATGCCCCGGAACCGAGTCACAGTCCATGTCCGTACGTGGTTGTTATCAGCACaaactagaaaggaaaaaaaacgtACAATAACATTTACAAGGGATGACAAAACTTTGAGATCAACTTCTCTAATGATTTCTTTATGACAGCTTTTCAAGGTTGAGCAATCAAGCAGAATTTAGGTCACATAACATCTCCAGACAATTAGCTAGTGATCCACAAATAGTTTGTGGATCCTGTCCTGTTTTCTGTTAGTCCTGTTTTCTATTAGTCCTGTTTTCTATTagtcttctctcttccctcagGAGTTCAAGAAAAACTGAGGCAGGTGGAACACAACATTAAGGTCTGACTGAGCCAGCACCGGTAGCCTACAGCACGCTTCCATCTTCTCTGTGCAGATACTAGGACAAGACATGTCATGagagcagcctggcagcagaACCCTCATCACACAACAGTGCTCTTCTATATTTCGTTCATCAGTTATTTAGTTTCTACATACAGATGATGTGCCCTTTACTGGCATGGAAAGTCTAGCACCAAGTTACAGGGCAACAGATGACCCCTGGGCTGTTTGTTTGAGGTATAGTTGGATACTATGGCTCCTGTTCCTTTTTTGAAGATATAGGGatagcagcagaaagcaaatctgTTATCTGGTTGATGGATTCTGGGTGAAATAGATTCTTACAGAGGGAGAAGTCATTGCTTCTTCCTTGAAAGCAAGACACTTTCCTGAGTCTAAGACAGGACAAACAGGATAGCACAAGAAACACTGGGAGATTGCTAAGAAGAAACACAGACAGCCCTTTGAAGCCACGGGAAGGCTTTTTCTAGGGCCCAAGAGGAGATGGTGCACATTTTGCTGCAACCCAGAAAGCTCCtgaaatgctgttaaaaaaagacaagtcCTAAAGGACCTGCCCACAACAGTAAGACTTGACAGGGATACATTTGTTTACAACCCCTTTTATTTCCACAAATGGCAGCCTTGgaataagaaacaaaagagtGAGTTGTTCCAGTATCTGGGCAAATAAAACCTGTGCCTTTTAACTGCTAAAGGCTCTGAAGAACGCTTACTTTAAGAAAGAGGATCCAAGCCAATCTAACCCCCTCCGTCTCCCCCCCAAATCTGTCCAACTAATTTCTATCAATCACATGTGGGAGCAATGCAAGTTATAAAGCAATGCTTAAAAAGTACTTCATTGCTCAGGAGGAGGGGAGACCCACCAACACACATTCGTGCACAGAGAAGAAGATTACCTGAAACAAGGTGTTTCTCTGAGAGCATGATCTTCGTAACAGGACTTCGATGAACTGTGAAGGTCTGAAAGAGCTGAGGCCCAGACCCAACTGTTTCAGGGTGCTGTACAATCACCCTCACGGCTCCAGAGCTGGTGCCATACGCAATCTCAATCCAATTGCCACTTACACCTAAAGCAAGCAAGAACACAGTCATTCCCCTGAGGAATGAAAACTTGTCTTACTAGGGCCAGGGAATGAGGCAGtagaaaacagtatttccaaGCTTCCACAGTAAGGTAGATACttattttaaacactgtttACCCATTATTGTACTTATtacttgttcagcctggaggagcctcaggggagaccttgtaacagtcttccagtacctaaaaggggcctacaagaaatatggagagggactttttacaaggaggggaatggctttaagctcacagaagggagatttagattagacattagcAAAAAATTCGTCACtatgaggcgctggcacagggtgcccagagaagctgtggctgccccatccctggcagtgttcaaggccaggttggatacaggggcttggagcaacctgctctggtggaaggtgtccctgcccgtggcagggagttggaactggatgagctttaaaggtcccttccaacacaaaccagtctgtgctTCTATGAGTATTTTCGCATGAGCAGAGAAGACATTTTGccactaaaaaaccccaatgtttGTTTATTGCCATATGACACTCTTCAACAGTGTCTTAACAACACTTTCTCTCccattctttcctccttcctggaAGTGAAAGACGAGATGGATAAATCATATGGCACTCCTCACAAGTGAAATGGTCAATACATGCCACataccatttatttttctgactcGGTGGGAGGCAAATGGGAAAGCAAGGCAAGAGCAAGGAGGACTACAGTTAAAAAGGTCACTGTGGTATCAGTACAGTTATGTGAGTAACCACTTTCTCCCAGTTTGCTGCACTGTGCTTACAGAAGGGCCTATAGACACAAGAGCTAAGCCTCACTCAGCTGCATATGGAAATGGGTTTTAGTTTTATTGGTTATAAGCTCAACCTTGCTGTTGGGTCTATCTCCCAGTTCACCACAAACTATTTCAGTGAATACAATTCATTAAGTGCATATCTTGTGTAAAAGGCTTAAACCCAGCAAAGGTATATTATGCACAAGCATTAGTATGTGCTGCTATTACATTATATGTGAATGTATAATGCATGATGTACAAGCATACACACACGTAAGTACAGGTACCTATTTACAGTTATGCCTAGTGTTCATCATTCATTTGAAGATGCTTAATTGAAGAAGAATTTACTGTTTATGTCAAGGACTTTAGCCATGCTATGCAGCAATAGAAAATGtccatttagaaaacaaaaccccttcaTCTGTAACAGACTCTCATTGAAGAGACAGCGATAGAATACCAACTTGTTTTAGGTGTGAGGTAGACACTGAGCGCTGTTATAGCATCATTGGAGGGATCGTGGTACAATTCTGTCACCAGAAGATCATTGTCTTTCATTCGCAGTGGGAACTTCTGCATGTCTGTGAGGAAGAGACATTTGTTTATTACTCTGAATAGACAGAGTTGTTCTGATGCAACTTAGACCAACTAAAGAGTGCAAGAACCAAACTTCCCCAAATAATCTGGCTCGGTACCACCTCCTCCTTTTtattcctcccttctcccattTCTTACCTATGTAGTATATAGAGCCATTGTtacagcccagcagcaggaaagacC
This window harbors:
- the KCTD3 gene encoding BTB/POZ domain-containing protein KCTD3, translating into MAGNGGGFAGAGSGEIIQLNVGGTRFSTSRQTLMWIPDSFFSSLLSGRISTLKDETGAIFIDRDPAAFAPILNFLRTKELDLRGVSINVLRHEAEFYGITPLVRRLLLCEELERSSCGSVLFHGYLPPPGIPNRKINNTAGPPSDVRIGQNCSESEIHGGGGVQPTLAGTGEGTVRLGFPVDPRKVLIVAGHHNWIVAAYAHFAVCYRIKESSGWQQVFTSPYLDWTIERVALNAKVVGGPHGDKDKMVAVASESSIILWSIQDGGSGSEIGVFSLGVPVDALFFIGNQLVATSHTGKVGVWNAVTQHWQVQDVVPITSYDTAGSFLLLGCNNGSIYYIDMQKFPLRMKDNDLLVTELYHDPSNDAITALSVYLTPKTSVSGNWIEIAYGTSSGAVRVIVQHPETVGSGPQLFQTFTVHRSPVTKIMLSEKHLVSVCADNNHVRTWTVTRFRGMISTQPGSTPLASFKILSLEEAESHGSYCSGNDIGPFGERDDQQVFIQKVVPITNKLFVRLSSTGKRICEIQAVDCTTISSFTVRECEGSSRMGSRPRRYLFTGHSNGSIQMWDLTTAMDMVNKSEDKDVGGPTEEELLKLLDQCDLSTSRCATPNISPATSVVQPSRLRESNSSLQLQHHETIPETATYGSVRPYRESPLLARARRTESFHSYRDFQGFNLTSKSPTEKTAAANGNSSQPEARKVTAEGSVAEKKAVLTTALEARGTGGTDAGGCCSTEVHNLPECSLDLKRRGPEEESEAKVESKKKMGFEGASFLGRKKVPLLASAPVLAEGGPELPGAASPSPTKTAASPRHRKNDSSCQDYGL